One genomic segment of Bacteroidales bacterium includes these proteins:
- a CDS encoding 5'-nucleotidase, lipoprotein e(P4) family, whose product MKWTILTLLLVTFLFQSCNTSKEVVTARNSNNLLSSVSWFQNSAEMTALYYQGFNIAKLRLDEQLATNNSLKPLAVVVDIDETMLDNSPYETIVITKGEQKDGWYDWTTKASAKALPGALEFAHYAESKGVHIFYTTNHDYQEQAATLLNLQKEGFPFATNDHLLTRSDTAFYNGNTSSKVGRRAKVSSTHEIVLLIGDNLNDFSEVFEDRSVNYGKDAVEKNKALFGQRFIVLPNPMYGAWEKPLYDYKKNLTEDEKTELMLKKLR is encoded by the coding sequence ATGAAATGGACAATTCTCACCTTATTGCTTGTTACTTTCCTTTTTCAATCATGTAACACAAGCAAGGAAGTAGTCACAGCCAGGAATAGCAACAACTTATTGTCATCTGTTTCCTGGTTTCAGAATTCTGCAGAGATGACGGCACTTTATTACCAGGGATTTAATATCGCCAAACTCCGCCTGGATGAACAACTGGCTACCAACAACAGTCTAAAACCATTGGCGGTAGTGGTTGACATTGATGAAACCATGCTGGATAACAGTCCATATGAAACTATTGTGATTACAAAAGGAGAACAAAAGGACGGATGGTATGATTGGACAACAAAGGCTTCAGCAAAAGCACTTCCCGGGGCACTGGAATTTGCCCATTATGCCGAAAGCAAGGGTGTTCATATCTTTTATACTACAAACCATGACTACCAGGAACAGGCTGCCACCCTGCTGAATCTGCAGAAAGAGGGATTTCCTTTTGCCACAAATGACCACCTGCTTACAAGAAGCGACACAGCCTTCTACAACGGCAATACCAGCTCTAAAGTAGGGCGAAGAGCAAAAGTTTCCTCCACACATGAGATTGTGCTTCTTATAGGTGACAATCTGAATGATTTTTCAGAAGTCTTTGAGGACCGGTCAGTTAATTATGGGAAAGATGCCGTAGAAAAGAATAAAGCACTCTTTGGCCAACGGTTTATCGTTCTTCCCAACCCTATGTATGGTGCCTGGGAGAAGCCACTTTATGATTATAAAAAGAATCTCACGGAAGATGAAAAAACGGAGCTGATGCTGAAGAAGCTTAGGTAA
- a CDS encoding T9SS type A sorting domain-containing protein: MKTIATLFTGIILLILTVLPGEALATKHVINVQNYTFSPANINNVTVGDTMRWVWVSGSHTTTSTTIPSGAATWNSPITSTVTSYEYKVTKAGTYNYKCTPHTGMGMVGSFVATASVPTLTLFPQNRNVGYIAGSTSFSVTSNAIWTTSTDRDWCTATPSGSGNGTIVATYLENPTSATRIATISIEVEGLEPSQVTVTQDGSTLSVGSDPSASFRIFPNPAKDKVVIKMDNHPGEKVSLYIFDAIGNQVYQSKTIEDEAVTLNLASLPRGSYFVRWISGSDVHVSKLLLID; encoded by the coding sequence ATGAAAACAATAGCTACACTCTTTACGGGGATAATTCTCCTCATACTTACGGTGTTACCAGGGGAGGCGTTGGCAACAAAACATGTGATCAACGTTCAAAATTATACATTCAGCCCTGCAAATATTAATAATGTTACTGTGGGTGACACTATGCGATGGGTCTGGGTTTCAGGTTCACACACAACAACCTCAACCACCATTCCTTCAGGCGCTGCTACATGGAATAGTCCGATTACAAGCACAGTAACTTCCTATGAATATAAAGTAACCAAAGCAGGTACCTATAATTATAAGTGTACACCTCATACAGGAATGGGCATGGTGGGATCCTTTGTAGCAACTGCATCTGTGCCAACATTGACATTATTTCCTCAAAATCGAAATGTTGGGTATATAGCCGGATCAACTTCTTTCAGTGTGACCTCCAATGCAATATGGACAACCTCCACCGACAGGGACTGGTGTACAGCAACCCCATCGGGTTCCGGTAATGGGACGATTGTAGCTACTTACCTGGAAAATCCAACTTCAGCCACACGTATTGCTACCATATCCATTGAAGTGGAAGGGCTTGAACCCAGCCAGGTGACGGTTACACAAGATGGTTCCACACTATCTGTGGGTTCAGATCCATCAGCATCATTCCGGATTTTTCCAAATCCCGCTAAGGACAAGGTTGTGATTAAAATGGATAACCATCCAGGTGAAAAAGTTTCACTTTACATTTTTGATGCGATCGGGAACCAGGTATATCAATCTAAAACTATTGAAGATGAAGCCGTTACACTTAACCTAGCCTCTTTGCCCAGGGGAAGTTATTTTGTTCGCTGGATATCAGGAAGTGATGTACATGTGAGCAAGCTACTTCTTATTGATTAA